In Streptococcus mitis, the DNA window TGTCCGTTCCCTTAATTATTGCTAAATGCCGATGGTAATAGTATAATTAAATTAACCATAGCTTAGGAGTAATATTTTTGAAACCGATACTAAAATACAGAGGTGGTAAGTCGAAAGAAATTCCATCATTTATAGATTTTATACCCGAATTTGATACCTATTATGAACCATTTTTGGGTGGAGGTGCAACATATTTTTATTTAGAACCTGAAAAGGCTTTTATTAGTGATGTCAATGAACTACTAATAAACTTTTATTCAGAAGTAAGTAGCACAAAATTTGAAAAAATTAAACAAGAGCTGTTTGAACTACAAACTCAATATGAAAATAATAGGAGAATCTTTAATTATAGAAAATCGCTCTCTCCGACAGAAAGAGTTGAAGACCCAAATGATGAACTATACTACAAAATAAGAGATATGTTCAACGGGAAAATTCCATCAGAGTATGAAAGAGCAACTCTATATTTTTTCATAAATAAGACTGCTTATTCAGGCATGATTAGATATAATTCATTAGGAGAATTTAACGTACCCTATGGGCGCTACGCTAATTTTAATACAAATTTATTAACTAATGACCATCATAAATTGCTGAAGCAATCTACCATTTTCAATGGCACTTATGAAAAATCATTTGAGTTAGCTACTTATAATGACTTTATTTTCTTAGACCCTCCATATGATACTGTTTTCTCGGA includes these proteins:
- a CDS encoding DNA adenine methylase, with translation MKPILKYRGGKSKEIPSFIDFIPEFDTYYEPFLGGGATYFYLEPEKAFISDVNELLINFYSEVSSTKFEKIKQELFELQTQYENNRRIFNYRKSLSPTERVEDPNDELYYKIRDMFNGKIPSEYERATLYFFINKTAYSGMIRYNSLGEFNVPYGRYANFNTNLLTNDHHKLLKQSTIFNGTYEKSFELATYNDFIFLDPPYDTVFSEYGNETFTGDFGEAEHVRLAENFKNLSSPALMIIGETPLISELYSGYIKGKYPKSYMVNIRNRFKAEANHLIITNYDTER